In Scleropages formosus chromosome 10, fSclFor1.1, whole genome shotgun sequence, a single genomic region encodes these proteins:
- the synrg gene encoding synergin gamma isoform X6: MALRPGAGGGGSFMYPVGGGLGPPQGMMPMQPQQQQGFPMVPVMQPNMQGIMGMNFGAQMPPGAMPMQGGMPMAMQGPAMPFMGQPQFMGIRPPGPQYAVDMQKQMAEEHQKRLEQQQRMLEEDRKRRQFEEQKQKLRLLSSVKPKTGEKSRDDALEAIKGNLDGFSRDAKMHPTPSSHPKKPDSSPSHPSVTPSHSLPPTLPEEEDEFSDFVQGPVEAPPSSFPLPSSLPTTQPSSPSLCLPQPLPQSVPIPSVVCHSTVTSSSQSAFKGPSLEEKLFSSCDLTAEKQAQLSFQSCLPLAKLVPRDQVVAQFQPSARARNWASTPEDLSDAFTTGPLATPGSPPGAESSGVGVFPPQEHMQPMMPTWLYNDSLVPELYKKVLEFTMTPAGIDTAKLYPILMSSGLPREALGQIWASANRTTPGKLTKEELYTVLAMIGATQSGLPAMSLDILSQFPSPPVPSLPAMAMAVATVLPQHPAPMMAQPPVSIAVPTAVPAAMGVSPGTSAQPPAGFVANFPPVQGTKPDDDDFQDFQEAPKAGTAEEAFTDFQGESGSTFPPATQNSGPTLLTPVSGSSTSSSSDKYAVFKQLSVEQPAEVAPPASDFGDKYSVFRQLEQPVDRKPVGEGFADFKCTSADDGFTDFKTADSISPLDPPDQTKVFQPPFPPAFAKSQSIQPQLPVSLSQPRNPLNMADLDLFSSLTPSAPPVDAKLSSFPLVTPSVGAKPPGGAAEDFGDFALFGSSSSSTAVAPSSGVQDDFADFMAFGGSGEPKNEARSGEGSSGGLVEEPLLRQQQQHTSDKYDVFKQLSLEGGLGYDDAKESGGGSFSSLRSDTDDFADFQSSKFCTALGASEKSLVDKVAAFRQAKEDSSSVKSLDLPSIGGSSAGKEDSEDALSVQLDMKLSDVGGDLKHVMSDSSLDLPGLSSHQPPAAETDDSRFDPFGTLAVGSSTSYDWPHKEDSSVIQGKKALPGSLGPDSCSLPSSVVVHRKETSFGSSENITHTTLAKVTTFPTEAFTDFGSREQGPADEEDDFGDFASTVSEKSDSPAASAELGSDGAQSEPADEFGAFQGDKPKFGKSDFLKASSQAKVKSSEEMIQSELATFDLSVQGSHKRSHSLGEKEIGRSSLPPAPEPPFRDRSSTLSEKPALPIIRDKYKDLTGEVEESERYAYEWQRCLESALQVISKANDTLNGISSSAVCTEVIQSAQGMEYLLGVVEVYRVTRRVELGIKATAVCSEKLQQLLKDISRVWNNLMGFMSLSNLTPDESSLDFSSCILRHGIRNAKELACGVCLLNVESRSKAFNSETDNFKLLYGGHQYHASCANFWINCVEPKPPGLILPDLL; the protein is encoded by the exons ATGGCGCTGCGGCCGGGAGCTGGGGGAGGTGGCAG CTTTATGTACCCAGTTGGAGGAGGCCTGGGGCCTCCGCAAG GCATGATGCCCAtgcagccacagcagcagcaaggaTTCCCCATGGTACCAGTCATGCAACCCAACATGCAGGGGATAATGGGAATGAATTTTGGTGCCCAGATGCCTCCAGGTGCAATGCCGATGCAG gGAGGGATGCCCATGGCGATGCAGGGGCCAGCAATGCCATTTATGGGACAGCCTCAGTTCATGGGCATTCGTCCACCGGGGCCCCAGTATGCCGTTGACATGCAGAAGCAGATGGCTGAGGAGCATCA GAAGCGACTAGAGCAGCAACAGCGCATGCTGGAGGAGGACCGCAAAAGGAGGCAATTTgaggaacagaaacagaaattgcGTCTCTTGAGCAGTGTCAAGCCTAAG ACTGGAGAAAAGAGTAGGGATGATGCACTGGAGGCCATCAAAGGAAATCTGGATGGCTTTAGCAGGGATGCAAAGATGCACCCCACACCCTCCTCGCACCCCAAGAAACCAG ACTCATCGCCATCCCACCCTTCTGTCACCCCCTCTcactccctcccccccactctcccagaggaggaggatgagttCAGTGACTTTGTGCAGGGCCCTGTTGAAGCCCCCCCTTCATCATTCCCACTCCCATCTTCTCTGCCCACCACTCAGCCCTCATCACCCTCCCTCTGCCTCCCCCAGCCTCTTCCTCAGTCTGTGCCAATCCCTTCGGTCGTCTGCCACTCTACTGTTACCTCCAGCTCCCAATCTGCATTCAAAG GCCCCTCTCTGGAAGAGAAGCTCTTCTCCTCCTGTGATCTTACTGCCGAAAAGCAGGCACAGCTTAGTTTTCAGTCCTGCCTGCCCCTGGCTAAGTTGGTCCCCCGGGATCAGGTGGTGGCCCAGTTTCAGCCCAGCGCCAGGGCTCGGAACTGGGCCTCCACTCCGGAGGACTTGAGCGACGCTTTCACTACAGGACCACTGGCCACCCCGGGCTCCCCACCAGGGGCTGAAAGCAGTG GTGTCGGTGTCTTCCCACCACAGGAGCACATGCAGCCCATGATGCCTACCTGGCTGTACAATGACAGCCTTGTGCCAG AGTTGTACAAGAAGGTTCTGGAATTCACCATGACTCCAGCGGGTATCGACACAGCCAAGCTGTACCCCATTCTCATGTCATCGGGATTGCCTCGGGAAGCACTGGGGCAGATCTGGGCCTCAGCCAACCGCACCACACCAGGCAAGCTGACCAAAGAGGAGCTCTACACTGTGCTGGCCATGATTGGAGCAACGCAG AGTGGACTTCCTGCAATGAGCCTCGACATCCTGAGCCAGTTTCCCTCCCCACCTGTGCCCAGCCTGCCTGCCATGGCTATGGCTGTGGCCACTGTCCTGCCTCAGCACCCAGCACCCATGATGGCTCAGCCACCTGTCTCCATTGCTGTCCCCACAGCAGTGCCTGCTGCAATGGGTGTGTCCCCGGGCACCAGTGCACAACCGCCTGCAGGCTTTGTCGCCAACTTTCCACCTGTACAG GGTACTAaacctgatgatgatgatttccaGGACTTCCAggaggcacccaaagcaggcaCAGCAGAGGAAGCTTTCACTGACTTCCAGGGAGAGTCAGGGTCCACTTTTCCCCCGGCCACCCAGAACAG TGGTCCTACCCTGCTTACACCAGTGTCTGGGTCATCCACATCGTCATCCTCTGACAAGTATGCTGTGTTTAAGCAGCTGTCTGTGGAGCAGCCTGCCGAAGTAGCTCCTCCTGCATCAG ACTTTGGAGATAAATACAGCGTGTTCAGGCAGCTTGAGCAGCCGGTGGATCGGAAGCCAGTTG gtgAAGGATTTGCTGATTTCAAGTGTACCAGTGCTGATGATGGATTCACAGACTTTAAAACCGCAGACAGCATTTCCCCACTAGACCCCCCTGACCAGACCAAGGTTTTCCAGCCACCGTTTCCCCCTGCTTTTGCCAAATCTCAGTCTATACAACCACAGCTCCCAGTCTCCCTCTCACAGCCCAGGAACCCCCTCAATATGGCTGATCTGGATCTGTTCTCCTCCTTGACTCCTTCTGCCCCCCCAGTGGATGCCAAGCTCTCCTCGTTTCCACTGGTGACCCCATCTGTTGGAGCAAAGCCACCTGGGGGTGCGGCAGAGGATTTTGGTGACTTTGCACTCTTTggctcttcttcctcatcaacagcagtgGCTCCCAGTTCAGGGGTCCAGGATGACTTTGCAGATTTCATGGCATTTGGGGGTTCGGGGGAGCCCAAGAATGAGGCCAGGTCAGGTGAGGGCAGTAGTGGCGGGCTGGTGGAGGAGCCACTGTTgcggcagcagcaacagcataCATCTGACAAGTATGATGTATTCAAGCAGCTTTCATTGGAAGGTGGCCTGGGCTATGACGATGCCAAGGAGAGTGGTGGTGGCTCTTTCTCCTCACTTAGGAGTGACACTGATGACTTTGCGGACTTTCAGTCCTCTAAGTTCTGCACAGCACTCGGTGCCTCTGAGAAAAGCCTGGTGGACAAGGTTGCTGCCTTCAGGCAGGCCAAGGAAGACTCATCTTCTGTGAAGTCACTGGACCTCCCATCCATCGGGGGCAGCAGTGCAGGCAAGGAAGACTCCGAGGATGCACTTTCCGTGCAGCTGGACATGAAGCTTTCGGACGTGGGTGGGGACCTGAAGCATGTGATGTCGGACAGCTCCCTGGACTTGCCGGGGCTGTCCTCCCAccagcctcctgctgcag AGACAGACGACTCGAGATTTGACCCATTCGGTACCCTTGCAGTTGGAAGCTCAACCAGCTATGATTGGCCACACAAGGAAGATTCCTCAGTCATTCAGGGCAAGAAGGCGCTGCCAGGTTCCCTGGGCCCGGACAGCTGTTCCCTGCCATCCTCTGTCGTCGTGCACCGGAAGGAGACCTCTTTTGGGAGCTCAGAAAACATCACCCACACTACCCTTGCCAAGGTTACCACTTTCCCAACTGAGGCTTTTACTGACTTTGGGTCCCGGGAGCAAGGGCCCGCTGATGAGGAGGACGACTTTGGGGACTTTGCCAGTACTGTCTCGGAGAAATCGGATTCCCCTGCTGCCTCGGCGGAACTGGGCTCGGATGGTGCCCAGAGCGAGCCAGCTGATGAGTTTGGTGCCTTCCAGGGGGACAAACCTAAATTTGGAAAGTCTGACTTCCTCAAGGCCAGCTCCCAGGCCAAGGTCAAGTCTAGTGAAGAGATGATCCAGAGTGAGCTGGCCACTTTTGACCTTTCTGTGCAAG GCTCACATAAACGCAGCCACAGCTTAGGGGAGAAGGAGATAGGCCGTTCCAGCCTGCCTCCAGCCCCTGAACCACCTTTTCGGGACCGCTCCAGCACACTGAGCGAGAAGCCTGCACTGCCCATCATCCGGGACAAGTACAAAGACCTGACTGGGGAGGTGGAG GAGAGCGAGCGCTACGCATATGAGTGGCAGAGGTGCCTGGAGAGTGCATTGCAG GTGATCAGCAAAGCAAATGATACCTTGAATGGTATCAGCAGCTCAGCTGTGTGCACAGAGGTGATCCAGTCTGCCCAGGGCATGGAGTACTTGCTGG GTGTGGTGGAGGTGTACCGAGTGACAAGGCGGGTAGAGCTGGGCATCAAGGCAACAGCAGTGTGCTCAGAGAAGCTTCAGCAGCTGTTGAAGGACATCAGCCGTGTATGGAACAACCTGATGGGCTTCATGTCTCTATCCAACCTGACA CCAGACGAGAGTTCGCTGGACTTCTCCTCCTGCATCCTGAGGCACGGCATCCGGAATGCCAAGGAACTTGCGTGCGGTGTATGCCTGCTGAATGTAGAATCGCGCAGCAAG GCCTTCAACTCAGAGACGGATAACTTCAAGCTGCTCTACGGGGGCCACCAGTACCATGCTAGCTGTGCTAACTTCTGGATCAACTGCGTGGAACCCAAACCGCCAGGTCTCATCCTGCCTGACCTGCTGTGA
- the synrg gene encoding synergin gamma isoform X2, which translates to MALRPGAGGGGSFMYPVGGGLGPPQGMMPMQPQQQQGFPMVPVMQPNMQGIMGMNFGAQMPPGAMPMQGGMPMAMQGPAMPFMGQPQFMGIRPPGPQYAVDMQKQMAEEHQKRLEQQQRMLEEDRKRRQFEEQKQKLRLLSSVKPKTGEKSRDDALEAIKGNLDGFSRDAKMHPTPSSHPKKPDSSPSHPSVTPSHSLPPTLPEEEDEFSDFVQGPVEAPPSSFPLPSSLPTTQPSSPSLCLPQPLPQSVPIPSVVCHSTVTSSSQSAFKGPSLEEKLFSSCDLTAEKQAQLSFQSCLPLAKLVPRDQVVAQFQPSARARNWASTPEDLSDAFTTGPLATPGSPPGAESSGVGVFPPQEHMQPMMPTWLYNDSLVPELYKKVLEFTMTPAGIDTAKLYPILMSSGLPREALGQIWASANRTTPGKLTKEELYTVLAMIGATQSGLPAMSLDILSQFPSPPVPSLPAMAMAVATVLPQHPAPMMAQPPVSIAVPTAVPAAMGVSPGTSAQPPAGFVANFPPVQGTKPDDDDFQDFQEAPKAGTAEEAFTDFQGESGSTFPPATQNSGPTLLTPVSGSSTSSSSDKYAVFKQLSVEQPAEVAPPASDFGDKYSVFRQLEQPVDRKPVGEGFADFKCTSADDGFTDFKTADSISPLDPPDQTKVFQPPFPPAFAKSQSIQPQLPVSLSQPRNPLNMADLDLFSSLTPSAPPVDAKLSSFPLVTPSVGAKPPGGAAEDFGDFALFGSSSSSTAVAPSSGVQDDFADFMAFGGSGEPKNEARSGEGSSGGLVEEPLLRQQQQHTSDKYDVFKQLSLEGGLGYDDAKESGGGSFSSLRSDTDDFADFQSSKFCTALGASEKSLVDKVAAFRQAKEDSSSVKSLDLPSIGGSSAGKEDSEDALSVQLDMKLSDVGGDLKHVMSDSSLDLPGLSSHQPPAAETDDSRFDPFGTLAVGSSTSYDWPHKEDSSVIQGKKALPGSLGPDSCSLPSSVVVHRKETSFGSSENITHTTLAKVTTFPTEAFTDFGSREQGPADEEDDFGDFASTVSEKSDSPAASAELGSDGAQSEPADEFGAFQGDKPKFGKSDFLKASSQAKVKSSEEMIQSELATFDLSVQGSHKRSHSLGEKEIGRSSLPPAPEPPFRDRSSTLSEKPALPIIRDKYKDLTGEVEESERYAYEWQRCLESALQVISKANDTLNGISSSAVCTEVIQSAQGMEYLLGVVEVYRVTRRVELGIKATAVCSEKLQQLLKDISRVWNNLMGFMSLSNLTPDESSLDFSSCILRHGIRNAKELACGVCLLNVESRSKKTEEKTFGRLFKRALTKDSDKKLRAFNSETDNFKLLYGGHQYHASCANFWINCVEPKPPGLILPDLL; encoded by the exons ATGGCGCTGCGGCCGGGAGCTGGGGGAGGTGGCAG CTTTATGTACCCAGTTGGAGGAGGCCTGGGGCCTCCGCAAG GCATGATGCCCAtgcagccacagcagcagcaaggaTTCCCCATGGTACCAGTCATGCAACCCAACATGCAGGGGATAATGGGAATGAATTTTGGTGCCCAGATGCCTCCAGGTGCAATGCCGATGCAG gGAGGGATGCCCATGGCGATGCAGGGGCCAGCAATGCCATTTATGGGACAGCCTCAGTTCATGGGCATTCGTCCACCGGGGCCCCAGTATGCCGTTGACATGCAGAAGCAGATGGCTGAGGAGCATCA GAAGCGACTAGAGCAGCAACAGCGCATGCTGGAGGAGGACCGCAAAAGGAGGCAATTTgaggaacagaaacagaaattgcGTCTCTTGAGCAGTGTCAAGCCTAAG ACTGGAGAAAAGAGTAGGGATGATGCACTGGAGGCCATCAAAGGAAATCTGGATGGCTTTAGCAGGGATGCAAAGATGCACCCCACACCCTCCTCGCACCCCAAGAAACCAG ACTCATCGCCATCCCACCCTTCTGTCACCCCCTCTcactccctcccccccactctcccagaggaggaggatgagttCAGTGACTTTGTGCAGGGCCCTGTTGAAGCCCCCCCTTCATCATTCCCACTCCCATCTTCTCTGCCCACCACTCAGCCCTCATCACCCTCCCTCTGCCTCCCCCAGCCTCTTCCTCAGTCTGTGCCAATCCCTTCGGTCGTCTGCCACTCTACTGTTACCTCCAGCTCCCAATCTGCATTCAAAG GCCCCTCTCTGGAAGAGAAGCTCTTCTCCTCCTGTGATCTTACTGCCGAAAAGCAGGCACAGCTTAGTTTTCAGTCCTGCCTGCCCCTGGCTAAGTTGGTCCCCCGGGATCAGGTGGTGGCCCAGTTTCAGCCCAGCGCCAGGGCTCGGAACTGGGCCTCCACTCCGGAGGACTTGAGCGACGCTTTCACTACAGGACCACTGGCCACCCCGGGCTCCCCACCAGGGGCTGAAAGCAGTG GTGTCGGTGTCTTCCCACCACAGGAGCACATGCAGCCCATGATGCCTACCTGGCTGTACAATGACAGCCTTGTGCCAG AGTTGTACAAGAAGGTTCTGGAATTCACCATGACTCCAGCGGGTATCGACACAGCCAAGCTGTACCCCATTCTCATGTCATCGGGATTGCCTCGGGAAGCACTGGGGCAGATCTGGGCCTCAGCCAACCGCACCACACCAGGCAAGCTGACCAAAGAGGAGCTCTACACTGTGCTGGCCATGATTGGAGCAACGCAG AGTGGACTTCCTGCAATGAGCCTCGACATCCTGAGCCAGTTTCCCTCCCCACCTGTGCCCAGCCTGCCTGCCATGGCTATGGCTGTGGCCACTGTCCTGCCTCAGCACCCAGCACCCATGATGGCTCAGCCACCTGTCTCCATTGCTGTCCCCACAGCAGTGCCTGCTGCAATGGGTGTGTCCCCGGGCACCAGTGCACAACCGCCTGCAGGCTTTGTCGCCAACTTTCCACCTGTACAG GGTACTAaacctgatgatgatgatttccaGGACTTCCAggaggcacccaaagcaggcaCAGCAGAGGAAGCTTTCACTGACTTCCAGGGAGAGTCAGGGTCCACTTTTCCCCCGGCCACCCAGAACAG TGGTCCTACCCTGCTTACACCAGTGTCTGGGTCATCCACATCGTCATCCTCTGACAAGTATGCTGTGTTTAAGCAGCTGTCTGTGGAGCAGCCTGCCGAAGTAGCTCCTCCTGCATCAG ACTTTGGAGATAAATACAGCGTGTTCAGGCAGCTTGAGCAGCCGGTGGATCGGAAGCCAGTTG gtgAAGGATTTGCTGATTTCAAGTGTACCAGTGCTGATGATGGATTCACAGACTTTAAAACCGCAGACAGCATTTCCCCACTAGACCCCCCTGACCAGACCAAGGTTTTCCAGCCACCGTTTCCCCCTGCTTTTGCCAAATCTCAGTCTATACAACCACAGCTCCCAGTCTCCCTCTCACAGCCCAGGAACCCCCTCAATATGGCTGATCTGGATCTGTTCTCCTCCTTGACTCCTTCTGCCCCCCCAGTGGATGCCAAGCTCTCCTCGTTTCCACTGGTGACCCCATCTGTTGGAGCAAAGCCACCTGGGGGTGCGGCAGAGGATTTTGGTGACTTTGCACTCTTTggctcttcttcctcatcaacagcagtgGCTCCCAGTTCAGGGGTCCAGGATGACTTTGCAGATTTCATGGCATTTGGGGGTTCGGGGGAGCCCAAGAATGAGGCCAGGTCAGGTGAGGGCAGTAGTGGCGGGCTGGTGGAGGAGCCACTGTTgcggcagcagcaacagcataCATCTGACAAGTATGATGTATTCAAGCAGCTTTCATTGGAAGGTGGCCTGGGCTATGACGATGCCAAGGAGAGTGGTGGTGGCTCTTTCTCCTCACTTAGGAGTGACACTGATGACTTTGCGGACTTTCAGTCCTCTAAGTTCTGCACAGCACTCGGTGCCTCTGAGAAAAGCCTGGTGGACAAGGTTGCTGCCTTCAGGCAGGCCAAGGAAGACTCATCTTCTGTGAAGTCACTGGACCTCCCATCCATCGGGGGCAGCAGTGCAGGCAAGGAAGACTCCGAGGATGCACTTTCCGTGCAGCTGGACATGAAGCTTTCGGACGTGGGTGGGGACCTGAAGCATGTGATGTCGGACAGCTCCCTGGACTTGCCGGGGCTGTCCTCCCAccagcctcctgctgcag AGACAGACGACTCGAGATTTGACCCATTCGGTACCCTTGCAGTTGGAAGCTCAACCAGCTATGATTGGCCACACAAGGAAGATTCCTCAGTCATTCAGGGCAAGAAGGCGCTGCCAGGTTCCCTGGGCCCGGACAGCTGTTCCCTGCCATCCTCTGTCGTCGTGCACCGGAAGGAGACCTCTTTTGGGAGCTCAGAAAACATCACCCACACTACCCTTGCCAAGGTTACCACTTTCCCAACTGAGGCTTTTACTGACTTTGGGTCCCGGGAGCAAGGGCCCGCTGATGAGGAGGACGACTTTGGGGACTTTGCCAGTACTGTCTCGGAGAAATCGGATTCCCCTGCTGCCTCGGCGGAACTGGGCTCGGATGGTGCCCAGAGCGAGCCAGCTGATGAGTTTGGTGCCTTCCAGGGGGACAAACCTAAATTTGGAAAGTCTGACTTCCTCAAGGCCAGCTCCCAGGCCAAGGTCAAGTCTAGTGAAGAGATGATCCAGAGTGAGCTGGCCACTTTTGACCTTTCTGTGCAAG GCTCACATAAACGCAGCCACAGCTTAGGGGAGAAGGAGATAGGCCGTTCCAGCCTGCCTCCAGCCCCTGAACCACCTTTTCGGGACCGCTCCAGCACACTGAGCGAGAAGCCTGCACTGCCCATCATCCGGGACAAGTACAAAGACCTGACTGGGGAGGTGGAG GAGAGCGAGCGCTACGCATATGAGTGGCAGAGGTGCCTGGAGAGTGCATTGCAG GTGATCAGCAAAGCAAATGATACCTTGAATGGTATCAGCAGCTCAGCTGTGTGCACAGAGGTGATCCAGTCTGCCCAGGGCATGGAGTACTTGCTGG GTGTGGTGGAGGTGTACCGAGTGACAAGGCGGGTAGAGCTGGGCATCAAGGCAACAGCAGTGTGCTCAGAGAAGCTTCAGCAGCTGTTGAAGGACATCAGCCGTGTATGGAACAACCTGATGGGCTTCATGTCTCTATCCAACCTGACA CCAGACGAGAGTTCGCTGGACTTCTCCTCCTGCATCCTGAGGCACGGCATCCGGAATGCCAAGGAACTTGCGTGCGGTGTATGCCTGCTGAATGTAGAATCGCGCAGCAAG aaaacagaagaaaagacaTTTGGACGTCTCTTTAAAAGA GCACTGACCAAAGACAGTGACAAGAAGTTGAGG GCCTTCAACTCAGAGACGGATAACTTCAAGCTGCTCTACGGGGGCCACCAGTACCATGCTAGCTGTGCTAACTTCTGGATCAACTGCGTGGAACCCAAACCGCCAGGTCTCATCCTGCCTGACCTGCTGTGA